A region of Paenibacillus thiaminolyticus DNA encodes the following proteins:
- the scfB gene encoding thioether cross-link-forming SCIFF peptide maturase, whose product MIHHYQLNGYNIVIDTYSGSVHVVDDLAYEIIALYEHAAPEQILMRMKEKHYSEESIRETISEVEELISNGQLFTEDAYEELSIDLQKRKTYVKALCLNVAHTCNLSCEYCFASQGKYNGDRAIMSLEVGQRAIDYLLEHSGHHRNLDIDFFGGEPLMAWKVVKQIVAYARSKEKEWKKKFRFTFTTNGMLLNDEITEFLNQEMYNVVLSLDGRKEVHDRLRTTVTGKGSYDSIVPKFQEFIQKRGDQEYYVRGTYTRNNVDFTNDIFHIADLGFDKISMEPVICDPREPYALTEKDLPEIYNQYEILAKEMIARSEQGRGFTFYHYMLDLSEGPCIQKRITGCGSGTEYLAVTPWGELFPCHQFVGDEAYSMGNIWDGITQPELQCQFTESNCYTKPECKDCWAKLYCSGGCPANALHATGSINGTYEFSCDVFRKRIECSMMAKVAESIRAMEENQM is encoded by the coding sequence ATGATTCATCATTATCAACTGAACGGATACAACATCGTGATCGATACCTATAGTGGCTCAGTGCATGTTGTTGATGACCTGGCGTATGAGATCATTGCGCTGTATGAGCATGCAGCACCCGAACAAATCCTAATGAGAATGAAGGAAAAACATTATTCAGAGGAAAGCATCCGAGAGACGATCTCAGAGGTCGAGGAACTCATAAGCAATGGACAGCTCTTTACAGAGGATGCGTATGAGGAACTGTCTATTGATTTACAAAAACGAAAAACGTATGTGAAGGCGCTCTGTCTCAATGTCGCGCATACCTGCAATCTGTCATGCGAATATTGCTTCGCCAGCCAAGGAAAGTACAATGGCGATCGAGCAATTATGAGCTTAGAAGTTGGACAAAGAGCTATCGATTATTTGCTGGAGCATTCGGGCCATCACCGCAACCTTGACATTGACTTTTTCGGCGGAGAACCGCTTATGGCTTGGAAAGTCGTCAAACAGATTGTAGCGTATGCACGAAGCAAGGAAAAGGAATGGAAGAAAAAATTCCGCTTCACCTTCACAACGAACGGCATGCTGCTGAACGATGAGATCACCGAGTTTTTAAATCAGGAAATGTATAATGTCGTCTTAAGCCTGGATGGAAGAAAAGAGGTTCATGATCGGCTGCGCACAACCGTTACCGGCAAAGGCAGTTATGATTCTATCGTGCCGAAGTTCCAGGAATTCATCCAAAAGCGTGGAGACCAGGAATACTATGTACGGGGAACATATACACGGAACAATGTCGACTTCACCAATGATATCTTCCATATCGCAGATCTTGGTTTTGACAAAATCTCGATGGAACCTGTCATCTGTGATCCACGGGAACCCTATGCGCTTACCGAGAAGGATCTCCCGGAGATTTACAATCAGTACGAAATTCTCGCCAAAGAAATGATTGCGCGCAGTGAACAAGGCAGAGGGTTCACATTCTATCATTACATGCTAGATCTCTCGGAAGGTCCTTGCATCCAGAAGCGAATCACGGGCTGCGGATCAGGCACGGAATACCTCGCTGTCACGCCATGGGGCGAGCTGTTCCCTTGCCACCAGTTCGTAGGGGATGAAGCGTACAGCATGGGGAACATCTGGGATGGCATCACGCAGCCGGAGCTGCAGTGCCAATTTACAGAGAGCAACTGCTACACGAAGCCGGAGTGCAAGGATTGCTGGGCTAAGCTCTACTGCAGCGGGGGCTGTCCTGCCAATGCCCTGCATGCGACGGGCTCCATCAACGGAACCTACGAATTTAGTTGTGATGTTTTCCGTAAACGAATTGAATGTTCCATGATGGCGAAGGTTGCCGAGTCGATTCGAGCGATGGAAGAGAATCAAATGTAG
- a CDS encoding carbohydrate-binding protein, which produces MGDEATYGGATYQCLQEHISMAGWEPLNVPALWLEK; this is translated from the coding sequence ATCGGGGACGAAGCGACTTACGGCGGAGCGACATACCAGTGTCTTCAAGAACATATTTCGATGGCGGGCTGGGAACCGCTTAACGTACCGGCATTATGGTTAGAGAAATAA
- a CDS encoding DUF1259 domain-containing protein has protein sequence MPNSGSLCAKFSRIIGGQPGFAGGKCVSTINRKRIRATILGKRFSVTSSFSFESLDERTGKALCVGRAAFLEKEVNPFITAIRKQGIKVTSVRNEWLFERPLLMYVNIEAVEKPLVFARKVRRALDAIHEGFKL, from the coding sequence ATGCCCAATAGCGGTTCGCTTTGTGCGAAGTTCTCAAGGATTATCGGGGGCCAGCCCGGCTTTGCCGGCGGAAAATGCGTCTCGACCATAAATCGAAAGCGAATAAGAGCAACGATTTTGGGGAAAAGATTTAGCGTAACGTCTTCTTTTTCGTTCGAATCATTAGATGAAAGAACGGGCAAAGCGCTTTGTGTAGGCAGGGCGGCCTTCTTAGAGAAAGAAGTCAATCCATTCATTACGGCGATTCGTAAACAAGGAATCAAAGTGACGTCTGTCCGTAACGAATGGCTATTCGAGCGGCCCCTCTTGATGTATGTCAATATTGAAGCCGTGGAAAAACCGCTTGTTTTCGCCAGAAAGGTCAGGCGAGCGTTAGATGCGATTCATGAAGGTTTCAAGCTTTAA
- a CDS encoding S8 family serine peptidase, with amino-acid sequence MKKFLSSVLAAILLMATLVTGVAFGSPDQGYSGDYIEGQLVVSVEEPFMDSIQSVDELLMEAESLTESGFTIADSLFGQDAGSFSVQSLDSDVRATAIEKMGLVYLVEYSVEDYNSIDSAKITLEETLDNLGFNVRYVTENRKMYALETATVQDVSPQDIHNNQRWHYDMIKVPQAWEITTGSSSVRIGVLDTGIDSNHPNLKNLVNTSLGSSFVGGTTNDGNGHGTHVAGTIASYGSVSGVMQNATLIPIKVLNDSGSGSLYGVQQGIVYAANVRADVINMSLGGGGYDQGMDEAIQTAVGLGTIVVAAAGNDGLPKISYPAAYSGSIAVGSVTSSRTRSSFSNYGPGLDVMAPGSNIYSTYKNGQYATLSGTSMSTPHVTGVLGLMRSVNPNLTSAEAEEILKNTAQPAGSSDQYGHGIVDAHAAVLAASQR; translated from the coding sequence ATGAAGAAGTTTCTAAGCTCTGTTTTAGCCGCCATTTTGTTAATGGCAACTTTAGTAACAGGGGTGGCGTTTGGCAGCCCCGATCAGGGTTACTCGGGTGATTATATTGAAGGTCAACTCGTGGTGTCGGTCGAGGAACCGTTCATGGATTCGATCCAAAGCGTGGATGAATTATTGATGGAAGCGGAATCGCTCACGGAGAGCGGTTTTACGATTGCCGATTCACTGTTCGGGCAGGATGCCGGCAGCTTCTCGGTGCAATCGCTGGATAGCGATGTAAGGGCTACGGCGATAGAAAAAATGGGTTTGGTCTATTTGGTCGAGTACTCTGTAGAGGACTACAATTCAATCGATTCCGCCAAAATAACGTTGGAGGAAACATTAGACAACCTCGGCTTCAATGTTCGGTACGTCACGGAAAACCGCAAAATGTACGCGCTTGAAACTGCAACCGTGCAGGATGTTTCACCTCAAGATATTCACAATAACCAACGTTGGCATTATGACATGATTAAGGTTCCGCAAGCCTGGGAGATTACGACCGGGTCAAGCTCAGTGCGGATCGGCGTGCTTGACACGGGAATTGACAGCAACCATCCGAACCTGAAAAATCTGGTGAACACTAGCTTGGGCAGCAGCTTTGTGGGCGGAACCACAAACGATGGCAATGGGCACGGCACTCATGTCGCTGGAACGATCGCCAGTTATGGATCGGTGTCAGGCGTCATGCAGAACGCGACCCTGATTCCTATTAAAGTGCTTAACGACAGCGGTTCAGGTTCGCTGTATGGCGTTCAACAAGGTATTGTTTACGCCGCTAATGTTAGAGCCGATGTCATCAATATGTCGCTGGGTGGCGGCGGTTACGATCAAGGGATGGATGAGGCCATTCAAACGGCTGTCGGCTTGGGCACCATCGTGGTGGCTGCCGCTGGCAATGACGGACTCCCCAAAATTTCTTATCCGGCGGCTTACAGCGGTTCGATCGCGGTTGGCTCCGTGACCTCGAGCAGAACGCGTTCAAGCTTCTCCAATTATGGACCGGGTCTTGATGTGATGGCTCCTGGGTCGAACATATACAGCACATATAAGAACGGTCAATATGCAACCCTGTCAGGCACCTCGATGTCAACCCCTCATGTAACGGGCGTACTAGGACTGATGAGATCGGTCAATCCGAATCTTACCTCTGCTGAAGCCGAAGAGATTCTCAAAAATACAGCGCAGCCTGCCGGAAGTTCTGATCAGTATGGGCATGGCATTGTTGATGCGCACGCTGCTGTGTTAGCGGCAAGTCAGCGGTGA
- a CDS encoding helix-turn-helix domain-containing protein, translated as MPNAATNNNYEISMENIRSMPPTSYFGTKILFVISGSLTVNCTARDYKLQAHDILILNRNDRHEIASQEDNIVIVLSLTAQFFAQHDKSYFSYHFDCFSREMDPGREQMVALLRRYVAEIMIAYSRTGALPNLELQSSLFQMMLLLTRFFKTEAPVREGSSHDDERIMRIIQEIEQRYDEPITLNEIAQKEYLSVSYLSRYFKKMTGFGFVQYVNLVRLKHSLDDLLHSTDSLSHIALKHGFASSKHFNAVFKAAYGMSPAQYRKEHSEHQDDVQPAANHASEPRTVLQSPDILAKLAQYIETGEQISDISEAVFENRQIELDPTRQEEVAASTHVLFIGQLKELLNENVKEQVLMAQQELRIRYIGIRNLIFGKTLLPEVETDELVATSTPFMNSDLALQFLQDHHLHLLIRIEYQEISSDENKYFELLDKFIRHSIQIFGRDTVAKWRFLYYEPHATIASPEELRRIYLRLQALVKSREERVQVGTYLPFSERTGTTTTQHDWQLSHGDVIDFIAYEANPNEVVDFDKSADDDFTETQDYILSATSKLKAYLRKHRMEKSLFLMSWNTLTGNTRYTNGTFFRGALVMRAVLDISREADAIGFWINTEQHEGERRARNISIDGLELFHFFNGKRPAYYAVMFKERLRGRIVAQGKDYVMTEHADGYQLALLNCNNFNPRFSVEELFLRQRKKEMHIRLLGMKPGAYQIRKFQFDRDHGALYSEWGKFNSKHGVDQEIMNYVINRSTPSLKVIDEQMSADWSFYVYLDMNAIHFYEFRRMFDDMN; from the coding sequence ATGCCGAATGCAGCAACGAACAACAACTATGAGATCAGCATGGAAAATATTCGATCGATGCCGCCAACGAGTTATTTTGGAACGAAGATTCTGTTCGTGATCAGCGGGAGCCTGACCGTGAACTGTACGGCTCGCGATTATAAGCTGCAGGCTCATGATATCTTGATCCTGAACCGCAATGACAGGCATGAGATCGCAAGCCAGGAGGATAATATCGTCATTGTGTTGAGCCTGACGGCACAGTTCTTTGCCCAGCATGATAAATCGTACTTCTCCTATCACTTCGACTGCTTCTCGCGGGAGATGGACCCCGGGCGCGAGCAGATGGTCGCCCTTCTGCGGCGTTATGTTGCCGAGATTATGATTGCCTACTCGCGAACAGGCGCGCTTCCGAACCTGGAGCTGCAGAGCAGCTTATTCCAAATGATGCTGCTGCTGACTCGTTTCTTCAAGACTGAGGCTCCTGTGCGTGAAGGGAGTTCTCACGATGATGAACGGATTATGCGCATCATCCAGGAGATTGAGCAGCGCTACGACGAGCCGATTACCTTAAATGAGATCGCACAGAAGGAGTATTTATCGGTTTCTTACCTCTCTCGATATTTCAAGAAAATGACCGGGTTTGGATTCGTGCAGTACGTCAATCTGGTTCGGCTGAAGCATAGTCTGGATGATCTGCTGCATTCCACAGATTCGTTATCTCATATTGCGTTGAAGCATGGATTTGCCAGCTCGAAACACTTCAATGCCGTCTTTAAAGCGGCATACGGGATGTCCCCCGCTCAATACCGGAAGGAGCATTCGGAGCACCAGGATGATGTACAGCCAGCGGCTAACCATGCTTCCGAGCCCAGAACGGTGCTGCAATCCCCGGATATTCTGGCGAAGCTTGCCCAGTACATTGAGACAGGGGAGCAGATCTCGGATATTAGCGAGGCTGTATTCGAGAACCGGCAGATCGAGCTTGACCCAACCCGGCAGGAAGAAGTAGCGGCTTCCACGCATGTTCTTTTCATCGGCCAGCTGAAGGAACTCCTTAATGAGAATGTCAAAGAGCAGGTTCTCATGGCTCAGCAGGAGCTGCGCATCCGTTATATCGGAATTCGCAACCTGATCTTTGGCAAGACGCTGCTTCCCGAAGTGGAAACGGACGAGCTGGTGGCTACCTCTACGCCGTTCATGAATTCCGATCTGGCCCTCCAGTTCCTGCAAGATCATCATCTCCACCTCCTGATCCGCATCGAATACCAGGAGATTTCCTCGGACGAGAACAAGTATTTCGAGCTGCTGGACAAGTTTATCCGTCACTCGATTCAGATTTTTGGACGCGATACCGTAGCGAAGTGGCGCTTCCTGTATTATGAGCCTCATGCCACGATTGCCTCCCCCGAAGAGCTGCGGCGAATATATCTTCGCCTTCAGGCTTTAGTGAAGAGCAGGGAAGAGCGAGTGCAAGTGGGGACCTATCTTCCTTTTTCCGAACGAACAGGGACAACGACGACACAGCATGACTGGCAATTAAGCCACGGCGACGTGATTGACTTCATTGCATACGAAGCGAATCCGAACGAAGTCGTTGATTTCGATAAATCGGCTGACGATGATTTCACCGAGACCCAGGACTATATCCTCTCCGCGACCTCCAAGCTGAAAGCTTATTTAAGGAAGCATCGCATGGAAAAATCGCTGTTTCTCATGTCTTGGAATACGTTGACGGGGAATACGAGGTATACGAACGGAACGTTTTTCCGCGGTGCCTTAGTGATGAGGGCGGTGCTGGATATAAGCCGCGAGGCCGATGCGATCGGCTTCTGGATCAATACGGAGCAGCATGAGGGGGAGCGCCGCGCGCGGAATATAAGCATTGACGGGCTGGAGCTGTTTCACTTTTTCAATGGGAAGAGACCTGCTTATTACGCTGTCATGTTCAAGGAACGATTAAGAGGACGAATTGTGGCGCAAGGGAAAGATTATGTGATGACGGAACACGCCGATGGATACCAGCTCGCGCTATTGAACTGCAATAACTTCAATCCTCGCTTCTCGGTGGAAGAGCTGTTCCTAAGACAGCGGAAGAAGGAGATGCATATTCGCCTGCTCGGCATGAAGCCAGGTGCGTATCAGATTCGCAAATTCCAATTCGACCGCGATCACGGGGCATTGTATTCGGAGTGGGGGAAGTTCAACAGCAAGCATGGCGTCGATCAGGAGATTATGAATTATGTCATCAACAGATCAACCCCTTCCTTGAAAGTCATAGACGAGCAGATGAGCGCTGATTGGTCCTTTTATGTGTACTTGGACATGAACGCGATTCACTTTTATGAGTTCCGTAGAATGTTCGATGATATGAACTAA
- a CDS encoding cysteine hydrolase family protein: MRKALLIIDMQVMPFVWKDYGGKSLYQEENLLENTRRLIDKARKGNSPVFYIMFTEPHGSLRSENQPLWQVHEQIVPLAHDHIIIKHYADSFLDSELHPRLRDQGIDTLVICGVQTEYCVDTTVKSGYSRGYKVELAEDCHSTYDSDGLTAEQIINHHNSILAQFATMVRSSEVQF; the protein is encoded by the coding sequence ATGAGAAAGGCGCTACTAATTATTGACATGCAGGTTATGCCCTTTGTATGGAAAGATTATGGTGGAAAATCTCTTTATCAGGAAGAGAACCTGCTAGAAAATACAAGGCGATTAATTGATAAAGCTCGAAAGGGAAATTCACCCGTATTCTATATCATGTTTACTGAGCCGCATGGTTCTCTAAGATCGGAGAATCAACCGCTATGGCAAGTGCATGAACAGATCGTTCCCCTTGCACATGATCATATCATTATTAAACATTACGCGGATTCGTTTCTAGATTCCGAGCTCCATCCCCGGTTACGGGATCAAGGTATTGATACTCTAGTGATATGCGGCGTACAAACCGAATATTGCGTGGACACAACGGTGAAGAGTGGTTATTCGCGCGGCTACAAAGTAGAATTGGCAGAGGATTGCCACAGCACTTACGATTCAGATGGATTAACGGCAGAACAAATCATAAACCATCATAATAGCATTCTTGCCCAATTTGCTACAATGGTTCGCTCGAGCGAAGTCCAGTTTTAA
- the rlmD gene encoding 23S rRNA (uracil(1939)-C(5))-methyltransferase RlmD: MTGKKLGNGAERRKRRGTAAAVRARAVGAKSAEANSAEARTAEGSTAKKRGQAGQKSASAPVSKNDEVVLDIIGLTHDGEGVGRADGFTLFVSGALPGEQVRALVLKVKKQYGYAKVLERLIDSAHRVELEHPVNAYGGCQLQHLEYGEQLRWKRQHVVDVLERIGKFQVEHGAETGDADGQPPIKVLPVIGMEHPWRYRNKSQMPIGADPRTGELIGGYFAKASHRIIDTDVSLLQHERNDEAMRAVKRIARKYGIAPYNEETHTGLLRHAIMRVGFRTDEQMITLVTNGEKLPHEAEIVADLVEALPQLTSICQNINTKRTNVIMGEKTRVLWGSEYITDYIGDIAFKISARSFYQVNPVQTEVLYDKAVEYAGLTGNETVIDAYCGIGTISLFLAQRAKRVLGVEIVEEAIADARRNAELNGVTNAEFAVGAAEDVIPRWKEQGVTPDVIVVDPPRKGCDTALLDTMLAMRPERIVYVSCNPSTLARDVRVLADGGYRVLEVQPVDMFPQTTHVECCSLLVRND, translated from the coding sequence GTGACAGGGAAAAAGCTAGGCAACGGGGCGGAGCGCCGGAAACGCCGGGGAACGGCGGCAGCGGTCAGGGCTAGAGCGGTCGGGGCGAAATCCGCCGAGGCGAATTCGGCCGAGGCGCGAACGGCGGAGGGCTCCACGGCAAAGAAGCGCGGCCAGGCGGGACAGAAGTCCGCTTCGGCTCCGGTAAGCAAGAATGACGAGGTCGTGCTGGATATTATTGGGCTAACCCATGACGGGGAAGGCGTCGGCCGGGCGGACGGCTTCACGCTGTTCGTCAGCGGCGCGCTGCCGGGGGAGCAGGTGCGGGCGCTCGTGCTGAAGGTGAAGAAGCAGTACGGCTATGCCAAAGTATTGGAGCGGCTCATCGACAGCGCGCATCGGGTGGAACTGGAGCATCCAGTGAATGCGTACGGCGGCTGCCAGCTGCAGCATCTGGAATATGGCGAGCAGCTTCGCTGGAAGCGGCAGCATGTCGTCGATGTGCTGGAGCGGATAGGCAAGTTCCAGGTGGAGCATGGAGCCGAGACTGGAGACGCAGACGGGCAGCCGCCGATTAAGGTGCTGCCGGTCATTGGAATGGAGCATCCTTGGCGCTACCGTAACAAGAGCCAGATGCCTATCGGGGCCGATCCGCGGACGGGCGAGCTGATTGGGGGGTATTTCGCCAAGGCGAGCCACCGGATTATCGATACGGATGTAAGCCTGCTCCAGCATGAGCGGAACGATGAGGCAATGCGCGCCGTGAAGCGGATTGCCCGCAAGTACGGCATCGCGCCGTACAACGAAGAGACGCACACGGGCCTTCTTCGTCATGCGATTATGCGTGTCGGCTTCCGTACGGACGAGCAGATGATTACGCTCGTGACGAATGGGGAGAAGTTGCCGCATGAGGCGGAAATTGTCGCCGATCTGGTTGAAGCGTTGCCGCAGTTGACAAGCATCTGCCAGAACATCAACACGAAGCGCACGAATGTCATCATGGGAGAGAAGACCCGCGTATTGTGGGGCTCGGAATATATTACGGATTATATCGGGGACATCGCGTTCAAAATATCCGCACGCTCGTTCTATCAGGTTAATCCGGTGCAAACGGAAGTGCTGTATGACAAGGCGGTGGAGTATGCTGGCCTGACAGGGAACGAGACGGTCATTGACGCGTACTGCGGCATCGGGACGATCTCGCTGTTCCTGGCGCAGCGCGCGAAGCGAGTGCTTGGCGTCGAGATCGTCGAGGAAGCGATCGCCGATGCACGCCGCAATGCCGAACTGAACGGCGTGACGAATGCGGAGTTCGCCGTTGGCGCGGCTGAGGACGTAATCCCGCGCTGGAAGGAGCAGGGCGTAACGCCTGACGTCATCGTCGTCGACCCGCCGCGTAAGGGCTGCGATACGGCGCTGCTCGACACGATGCTGGCCATGCGCCCTGAGCGCATTGTGTACGTGTCCTGCAATCCGTCTACGTTGGCAAGGGATGTGCGGGTGCTGGCGGATGGCGGTTACCGTGTTCTTGAAGTACAGCCAGTGGATATGTTCCCGCAGACGACACATGTGGAGTGTTGCTCACTGTTGGTCAGGAACGACTAA
- a CDS encoding helix-turn-helix domain-containing protein: MKGENILDTLKLQEADNIDCIKVGRLIQSLRKEKRMTQKELALLMNISDKTISKWERGLGCPDVSLLGELSNILGVNIEKILSGDLNPNEQDGGNMKNVKFYACQSCGNIMTSTGATSISCCGRLLEPLLSKAENDEHEITVHEIEEDYFVTIKHEMSRDHYISFVAYISYDRVMLIKLYPEQLAEVRFPKMYGGTLYTYCNRHGLWKYEKKKLGSRRVT; the protein is encoded by the coding sequence TTGAAAGGGGAAAATATACTTGATACTCTAAAATTACAGGAGGCGGACAATATCGATTGCATCAAGGTGGGAAGGCTAATTCAGAGTCTTCGTAAAGAGAAAAGAATGACTCAAAAAGAATTAGCCCTTCTTATGAATATTAGTGATAAGACGATTTCAAAATGGGAACGCGGATTGGGGTGTCCGGATGTATCCTTGCTTGGGGAGCTATCCAACATATTAGGAGTAAATATCGAGAAGATTTTATCCGGAGATTTAAATCCGAATGAACAGGACGGAGGAAATATGAAGAACGTAAAATTTTACGCGTGTCAAAGCTGTGGCAATATTATGACCAGTACGGGGGCAACAAGCATTTCATGTTGCGGCAGGTTACTGGAGCCGCTGCTTTCCAAAGCGGAGAACGATGAGCACGAAATAACCGTTCACGAAATTGAAGAGGATTACTTTGTTACCATTAAGCACGAGATGAGCAGAGACCATTACATATCTTTTGTAGCCTATATTTCGTATGACAGGGTGATGCTCATCAAATTGTACCCGGAACAACTCGCAGAAGTACGCTTCCCCAAAATGTACGGCGGAACGTTGTATACGTATTGCAACCGACATGGATTATGGAAATATGAGAAAAAGAAATTGGGATCAAGGAGGGTCACCTGA
- the scfA gene encoding six-cysteine ranthipeptide SCIFF — translation MKRIVTLSTRKLMDTAKHGGCGACQTSCQSACKTSCGVANQRCENAMNK, via the coding sequence ATGAAAAGAATTGTAACACTGAGTACACGCAAACTGATGGACACTGCAAAACACGGCGGATGCGGCGCTTGCCAGACATCTTGCCAGTCTGCTTGCAAGACTTCCTGTGGCGTTGCCAACCAGCGTTGTGAAAACGCAATGAACAAATAG
- a CDS encoding serine hydrolase domain-containing protein has protein sequence MKKFLKIFSITILVIVIVSIVALLLFGRNNHSNLSGSVSDKIDQYLTNEKFQGTVLIAKEGEVLFTKGYGLAATDLPNSPSTLYQIASLSKTFTAVAVMQLVEKELLNLDNPISQYFPDFPNGESITIGHLLSHSSGIPDYLKANFEFDYSKEWNPNDIVKTVSDSELEFTPGKSFSYSNTGYVMLGLIVEKVSGQSYANYIEEHIFEPSNMFNSMFTVSAGIPKAEGHVGGKAGPLMHNSAAYAAGDIISTVEDLERFDRALRNNLLISKETSELMSMTHAKKFPYQYGYGWYTQDVMGKKAVGHSGGYPSGFRHYVTRLHDEELTVIVLSNEMTVNSKRINRNLTSIVLQEPIWIWEEKL, from the coding sequence ATGAAAAAATTCTTAAAAATTTTCTCTATTACTATTCTTGTTATTGTAATCGTGTCTATAGTAGCTTTGCTATTATTTGGACGTAACAACCATAGTAATTTATCTGGAAGCGTTTCTGATAAAATCGATCAATATTTGACAAATGAAAAATTTCAGGGAACCGTCCTAATTGCAAAGGAAGGTGAAGTTTTATTTACAAAAGGTTATGGATTGGCAGCCACTGATTTACCTAATAGCCCAAGCACGCTCTATCAGATTGCTTCATTATCTAAAACATTCACTGCAGTAGCAGTCATGCAACTAGTAGAAAAGGAACTTCTAAACTTAGATAATCCAATTTCGCAATACTTTCCAGACTTTCCGAATGGAGAGTCTATTACAATAGGTCATCTACTAAGTCATAGCTCGGGAATTCCGGATTATCTAAAGGCGAATTTCGAATTTGACTACAGCAAAGAATGGAATCCAAATGATATTGTAAAAACCGTTAGCGATTCTGAATTAGAGTTTACCCCAGGTAAAAGCTTTAGTTATAGTAATACTGGTTATGTGATGTTAGGACTTATTGTTGAAAAAGTCAGCGGACAGTCATATGCAAATTATATAGAAGAGCATATTTTTGAGCCAAGTAACATGTTTAATTCTATGTTTACGGTTTCGGCCGGTATACCAAAAGCGGAAGGACATGTAGGGGGGAAAGCCGGACCCTTAATGCATAATTCTGCAGCGTATGCAGCTGGGGATATCATTTCTACAGTTGAAGATTTAGAACGGTTTGACAGAGCCCTGCGTAATAATTTATTGATAAGCAAAGAAACATCAGAACTGATGAGTATGACCCATGCTAAAAAGTTTCCGTATCAATATGGATATGGATGGTATACTCAAGATGTCATGGGGAAAAAAGCAGTTGGGCATTCAGGAGGATATCCAAGTGGTTTCCGTCATTATGTTACACGGCTACATGACGAGGAATTAACAGTGATCGTTCTTAGCAACGAGATGACGGTGAATTCAAAAAGAATCAACCGTAATCTTACATCCATCGTTCTTCAGGAGCCAATTTGGATATGGGAAGAGAAACTTTAA